From Nitrospirota bacterium, a single genomic window includes:
- a CDS encoding P-II family nitrogen regulator, producing the protein MRELTIIIRRHKLPDTKKALEELGLPSMSIQSVDGRGKQKGVLNFEYDDEMKDGLSSAVRLVPTPSVYALEHQLQKPVLYVPKRMLTVVVPETMVESAVNAVINANQTGRHGDGKIFVSPVELSVRVRTGERGVAAI; encoded by the coding sequence ATGAGAGAGCTAACTATAATAATCCGCCGGCACAAGCTGCCTGACACTAAAAAGGCCCTTGAGGAGCTTGGGCTGCCCTCTATGAGTATTCAAAGTGTGGACGGCAGGGGAAAGCAAAAAGGCGTTCTCAATTTTGAGTATGACGATGAGATGAAAGACGGGCTCTCTTCTGCTGTAAGGCTTGTGCCCACACCGTCAGTGTATGCGCTGGAGCATCAGTTGCAAAAGCCGGTGTTATACGTTCCCAAGCGGATGCTGACTGTGGTGGTGCCGGAGACAATGGTGGAAAGTGCAGTTAATGCAGTGATAAATGCTAATCAGACGGGACGCCACGGAGACGGTAAAATCTTTGTTTCGCCGGTAGAGCTCTCCGTAAGGGTTAGAACCGGAGAGAGGGGCGTTGCGGCTATCTAA
- a CDS encoding HesA/MoeB/ThiF family protein produces MQLSVDNTLSEFERERYKRQMLLDGFGEKEQSALKSKSALIAGIGGLGGNAAVYLASAGIGKLFIVHYGKLTLSNLNRQILMKHDWVGNSRVIAVKKFIEELNPQVEVEIYDERISEKIADELIGKVDIALSARPNFYERRILNKVSVAHGVPMVEAAMNAMESYLFNVIPGKTPCLDCVFPEDDPDWQELGFPVLGAVSGALGCLMAIEAIKILTGFGRPLKDTMLMFNTYDMEFRKFRIKKNPNCNVCS; encoded by the coding sequence ATGCAGTTGTCTGTTGACAATACTTTATCCGAGTTTGAAAGAGAGCGGTATAAGAGACAGATGCTCTTAGACGGATTTGGTGAAAAAGAGCAGAGTGCGTTAAAAAGCAAATCTGCACTGATTGCAGGTATTGGCGGTCTTGGGGGAAATGCCGCCGTGTATCTTGCATCGGCTGGCATTGGTAAACTGTTTATAGTTCACTACGGCAAATTGACACTATCGAACTTAAACAGGCAGATACTTATGAAACATGACTGGGTTGGAAACAGCAGAGTTATAGCAGTAAAGAAATTTATAGAGGAGCTAAACCCGCAGGTGGAGGTGGAAATCTACGACGAGCGGATAAGTGAAAAAATTGCAGACGAGCTTATCGGTAAAGTAGATATTGCACTTTCGGCCAGGCCAAACTTTTATGAAAGAAGGATATTAAACAAGGTATCGGTGGCACACGGAGTTCCAATGGTAGAGGCTGCAATGAATGCGATGGAGAGCTACTTGTTTAACGTGATACCGGGGAAAACGCCTTGTCTTGATTGTGTATTTCCTGAGGATGACCCAGACTGGCAAGAGTTGGGGTTTCCAGTGCTGGGTGCCGTATCGGGCGCTCTTGGCTGTCTTATGGCTATCGAGGCAATAAAAATACTCACGGGTTTTGGCAGGCCGCTTAAGGACACAATGCTTATGTTTAATACTTACGACATGGAATTTAGAAAGTTCAGGATAAAAAAGAATCCAAATTGCAACGTCTGCAGCTAA
- a CDS encoding radical SAM protein, whose amino-acid sequence MINKRMLLESHPCFSLAAHGKFGRLHLPVAPLCNVQCRYCVKKFDCANESRPAITSRLLSKDEAVERVEVLIDRKTNLSVIGIAGPGDSIFNETTLEVCKEISSRFPELILCISTNGLLLADRIEDLKEAGISSITITINAATAHTAQKIYSWVNYKGRKLSGVEGAELLLQKQYDGLKAATNYGFAVKINTVLMPEVNDKEITTIALRAARYGAEIMNVMPLIPQGEFSHLRIPKHSEIVDIRAECAYYLPQMGHCVQCRSDACGLIGEDVDVELEMLMAGLGVDYDAVVC is encoded by the coding sequence ATGATTAATAAAAGGATGTTGTTAGAAAGCCACCCATGTTTTTCATTGGCGGCGCACGGCAAATTCGGACGGCTGCACCTGCCGGTTGCTCCTTTGTGTAACGTACAGTGCAGATATTGTGTAAAAAAATTCGACTGCGCCAATGAATCAAGACCGGCAATAACAAGCCGGTTACTAAGTAAAGATGAGGCGGTGGAGCGCGTTGAAGTTCTTATTGACAGAAAAACCAATCTCAGCGTTATAGGGATAGCAGGCCCCGGGGATTCTATTTTTAATGAAACCACACTGGAGGTTTGTAAGGAAATAAGCTCCCGATTCCCTGAGCTTATACTGTGTATCTCAACAAACGGTCTTCTTTTGGCAGACAGGATTGAGGATTTAAAAGAGGCTGGAATAAGCAGCATAACCATAACAATTAACGCGGCTACTGCCCACACGGCCCAAAAAATTTACTCGTGGGTGAATTACAAGGGCAGAAAGTTATCTGGTGTTGAAGGGGCGGAACTCCTTTTGCAAAAACAGTATGATGGTCTGAAGGCCGCCACTAATTATGGATTTGCAGTAAAAATCAACACGGTTTTAATGCCAGAAGTTAACGATAAAGAAATTACAACTATAGCGCTCAGGGCGGCTCGGTATGGGGCTGAGATAATGAATGTCATGCCTTTGATACCACAGGGTGAGTTTTCACATCTAAGGATTCCTAAGCACAGTGAGATTGTTGACATCAGAGCCGAGTGTGCATACTACCTGCCGCAGATGGGGCACTGTGTGCAGTGCCGTTCAGATGCCTGTGGTCTTATTGGCGAGGACGTGGATGTTGAGCTTGAAATGTTAATGGCAGGTTTGGGGGTTGATTACGATGCAGTTGTCTGTTGA
- a CDS encoding glutamine synthetase beta-grasp domain-containing protein — MTPKEVLELTKKNNVAMVNLLFVDFPGVWQNLSVPIGQLEESSFEEGFGFDGSSIRGWQAINASDMLLLPDATSAFIDPFRTHTTLNLICNILDPITKESYSRDPRYIAMKAVNYLRSTGIADTAYFGPEAEFFIFDDVRFDQKTNEGYYYIDSIEGIWNSGRDEKPNLAY; from the coding sequence ATGACACCAAAAGAGGTACTGGAACTAACTAAGAAAAATAATGTAGCAATGGTAAACTTACTATTTGTGGATTTCCCCGGCGTGTGGCAGAACCTGTCTGTACCTATTGGGCAGCTGGAGGAGTCGTCCTTTGAGGAGGGGTTTGGTTTTGACGGCTCATCGATAAGAGGCTGGCAGGCCATAAATGCCTCTGATATGTTGCTGCTTCCTGATGCCACATCGGCATTTATTGACCCTTTCAGGACTCACACCACATTGAATCTGATTTGCAACATTCTCGATCCGATAACTAAAGAGTCCTATAGCAGAGACCCACGCTACATAGCGATGAAGGCGGTAAATTACCTGAGGTCAACAGGGATAGCCGACACGGCATATTTTGGACCGGAGGCTGAGTTTTTCATCTTTGACGATGTACGTTTTGACCAGAAAACCAACGAGGGCTACTACTATATAGACTCTATCGAGGGAATATGGAACTCCGGGCGTGACGAAAAACCAAACCTTGCCTACA
- the fdxB gene encoding ferredoxin III, nif-specific — protein MGEMIGLTRGGTVWIPRFLDSIDISKCLGCGRCYKVCGRGVLELIDKPFEGDDEFGDDLGNKVMSLSNPDNCIGCEACRRVCTRKCHSHTAL, from the coding sequence ATGGGTGAAATGATAGGTTTGACAAGAGGCGGGACGGTATGGATCCCAAGGTTTTTGGACTCCATTGATATAAGTAAGTGCTTAGGGTGCGGCAGGTGTTACAAGGTCTGCGGCAGAGGAGTTCTTGAGCTAATTGACAAGCCGTTTGAAGGCGATGATGAGTTTGGGGACGATCTGGGCAACAAGGTCATGTCTCTGTCAAATCCTGATAACTGTATTGGCTGTGAGGCATGTAGAAGGGTATGTACGAGAAAATGCCACAGCCACACGGCTCTTTAA
- the nifX gene encoding nitrogen fixation protein NifX produces the protein MKIAFATTGSGKVDEHFGRAGNFEVYEMKYTGCEFIERRTFSNEETTEIQESRNEGQLHIDKVEAKVEKLCDCKIIYFTQIGGPAAARLVKRSVMPIKVDEGSVITELLQNLQETIQKSPAPWLKKALMDNTINHTEVQ, from the coding sequence ATGAAAATAGCGTTTGCAACAACAGGCAGCGGGAAAGTGGATGAGCACTTCGGCAGAGCCGGTAATTTTGAGGTTTATGAGATGAAATACACTGGTTGTGAATTTATTGAAAGAAGGACATTCAGTAATGAAGAGACCACAGAGATACAGGAAAGCCGCAATGAGGGCCAACTGCATATTGATAAGGTTGAGGCAAAGGTGGAGAAGCTTTGTGATTGTAAAATAATTTACTTTACGCAAATAGGAGGTCCTGCTGCCGCACGGCTTGTAAAACGGTCAGTCATGCCGATCAAGGTAGATGAGGGGTCGGTAATTACCGAGCTGCTTCAAAACCTACAGGAGACAATACAAAAGTCGCCGGCTCCATGGCTTAAAAAAGCACTTATGGACAATACTATAAACCATACGGAGGTACAGTGA
- a CDS encoding P-II family nitrogen regulator has product MKMIRAFIRPEKEQEIVLSLEGAGFPSLTKMPVFGRGKQKGLQVGPVTYDELPKTLLLIVVEDNEVDTVIKIIEGKAKTGFIGDGKIFVTPVEKSYTIRTGETTL; this is encoded by the coding sequence ATGAAAATGATAAGAGCATTTATAAGACCGGAAAAAGAACAGGAAATTGTGTTGTCACTTGAGGGGGCTGGTTTTCCTTCTTTAACAAAAATGCCGGTGTTTGGACGAGGGAAACAGAAAGGCCTTCAGGTTGGCCCTGTTACATATGACGAGCTGCCAAAGACCTTGCTTCTTATTGTCGTAGAGGACAACGAGGTGGATACGGTGATTAAGATTATAGAGGGAAAAGCGAAAACGGGTTTCATTGGAGATGGTAAAATTTTTGTAACACCGGTTGAAAAGTCCTATACAATACGGACTGGGGAAACCACGTTATGA